The following are encoded together in the Phenylobacterium sp. NIBR 498073 genome:
- a CDS encoding HAMP domain-containing sensor histidine kinase — MITAAKDLAKRHWPRLRLRVIVFAVLFFAAAMPGLSAIFLRVYENTLVRQTEAELVAQGAAIAAAAAVGWPGATMAAAPVDRRAPGYYDPEPSTIDLQASPLLAERPVPAPSGPPEANAVAAAARLAPMIERTTRTTLASVVLLDGRGVIAPDGGSLAALQEVRSALAGTPDTVLRRVGDYRPRYSLEWLSRASGLRLHHARPIEVGGQVVGVVLLSRSPRALFRGIYEDRGKIAIGMVGIAALLVVLAGLVSRGVTRPIEALSAASRQVAAGGVQTLETPTTAAVEIQSLYEDFAAMSAAIERRSGYLRDFAASVSHEFKTPLAGISGAVELLQDHGEEMSPQERSRFLGNIAADSARLSQLVTRLLDLARADMARPEAGLSTQAAGAVQRAADAMNTAGFAVETLVQPALPPVAVPAATIEAVIGVLLQNSRQAGARRVSVSVQLEGDQVLVEARDDGPGVGAADAARLFEPFFTTRRAQGGTGLGLSIARSLLAANGGAIELGPSDQGARFVVTLPRA; from the coding sequence GTGATCACCGCCGCAAAGGACCTCGCCAAGCGCCATTGGCCGCGCCTGCGACTGCGGGTGATCGTTTTCGCAGTGCTGTTCTTCGCCGCCGCCATGCCGGGGCTGAGCGCGATCTTCCTGCGGGTCTACGAGAACACCCTGGTGCGCCAGACCGAGGCCGAGCTGGTCGCCCAGGGCGCGGCGATCGCCGCGGCCGCCGCGGTCGGCTGGCCCGGCGCGACGATGGCGGCCGCGCCCGTCGACCGCCGGGCGCCGGGCTATTACGACCCGGAGCCCAGCACCATCGACCTGCAGGCCTCGCCGCTGCTGGCTGAGCGGCCGGTCCCGGCGCCGAGCGGTCCTCCCGAGGCGAACGCCGTCGCCGCCGCCGCCCGCCTGGCGCCGATGATCGAGCGCACGACCCGCACGACCCTGGCCTCGGTGGTGCTGCTGGACGGGCGCGGGGTGATCGCGCCGGACGGCGGCTCGCTCGCCGCGCTGCAGGAGGTGCGCTCGGCCCTGGCTGGAACCCCGGACACCGTGCTGCGGCGGGTCGGGGACTATCGGCCGCGCTATTCGCTGGAGTGGCTGAGCCGGGCGTCGGGCCTGCGGCTGCATCATGCGCGGCCGATCGAGGTCGGCGGCCAGGTGGTGGGCGTGGTGCTGCTGTCGCGCTCGCCGCGGGCGCTGTTCCGCGGCATCTACGAGGACCGCGGCAAGATCGCCATCGGCATGGTCGGGATCGCCGCCCTGCTAGTGGTGCTGGCGGGTCTTGTCTCCCGCGGGGTGACCCGGCCGATCGAGGCGCTGAGCGCGGCCTCGCGGCAGGTGGCGGCCGGCGGCGTGCAGACCCTGGAGACCCCGACCACGGCGGCGGTCGAGATCCAGTCGCTGTACGAGGACTTCGCGGCGATGTCGGCGGCGATCGAGCGGCGCAGCGGCTACCTGCGCGACTTCGCCGCCTCGGTCAGCCACGAGTTCAAGACCCCGCTGGCCGGGATCAGCGGAGCGGTCGAGCTGCTGCAGGACCACGGGGAGGAGATGAGCCCGCAGGAGCGGTCGCGGTTCCTCGGCAATATCGCCGCCGATTCCGCGCGGCTGTCGCAGTTGGTCACCCGGCTGCTGGACCTGGCGCGGGCCGACATGGCGCGGCCCGAAGCGGGGTTGTCGACGCAGGCGGCCGGGGCGGTGCAGCGGGCGGCGGACGCCATGAACACCGCGGGTTTTGCGGTGGAGACGCTGGTTCAGCCCGCCCTGCCGCCGGTCGCCGTGCCCGCCGCCACCATCGAGGCGGTGATCGGGGTGCTGCTGCAGAACAGCCGCCAGGCCGGGGCGCGTCGGGTGAGCGTCTCGGTTCAGCTCGAAGGCGACCAGGTGCTGGTGGAGGCGCGCGACGACGGTCCCGGGGTCGGCGCGGCCGACGCCGCGCGGCTGTTCGAGCCGTTCTTCACCACTCGCCGGGCGCAGGGCGGGACCGGCTTGGGCCTCTCCATCGCCCGCTCGCTGCTGGCCGCCAACGGCGGGGCGATCGAGCTGGGGCCAAGCGACCAGGGCGCGCGGTTCGTGGTGACCTTGCCGCGGGCCTGA